One window from the genome of Cyclobacterium amurskyense encodes:
- a CDS encoding HpcH/HpaI aldolase family protein, translating into MNMTIKMRESLVLNKLRAGENVCSFKVNLADARVVEIAAQAGFDCLWLDQEHIGQDWSILASQIWAAKSQNKDTLVRVPRGSYSDYVKPLELDASGIMVPHIMSLEDAKKVIEMTRFHPIGKRAIDGGNADGGYAAGNFKDYLRDANQKRFVIFQIEDPEPLEDLEAIAQLDGFDMLFFGPGDFSQAIGVPGDMDHPKIKEARQKVVEVARKYGKFAGTTGPLTKVAEYQKMGYQFMSIGADVLTLTQYCSDLVTGFQEGPEVNDIDKGYYDTKK; encoded by the coding sequence ATGAATATGACTATAAAAATGAGAGAAAGCCTGGTCCTTAATAAATTAAGGGCGGGAGAAAACGTTTGTTCTTTTAAGGTAAACCTGGCAGATGCTCGGGTAGTGGAAATTGCTGCGCAGGCAGGGTTTGACTGCTTGTGGTTGGATCAGGAACATATCGGTCAGGATTGGTCTATTTTGGCTTCTCAGATTTGGGCTGCCAAATCTCAAAATAAAGATACGCTAGTAAGGGTTCCCAGAGGGAGTTATAGCGATTATGTAAAGCCATTGGAATTGGATGCCAGTGGTATCATGGTGCCCCATATTATGAGCCTGGAAGATGCCAAGAAGGTAATTGAAATGACGCGTTTTCATCCCATCGGCAAGAGAGCCATTGATGGAGGGAATGCAGATGGTGGCTATGCTGCTGGTAATTTCAAAGATTACCTTCGGGATGCCAATCAAAAGCGTTTTGTGATTTTTCAGATTGAAGATCCAGAACCTTTGGAGGATTTGGAAGCCATAGCACAGTTGGATGGGTTTGACATGTTGTTTTTCGGCCCTGGAGATTTCAGCCAGGCCATAGGAGTTCCAGGAGATATGGATCATCCCAAAATTAAGGAGGCAAGGCAGAAGGTGGTGGAAGTAGCCAGGAAATATGGGAAATTTGCAGGCACCACGGGTCCATTGACCAAAGTTGCTGAATACCAAAAAATGGGCTATCAGTTTATGAGTATTGGTGCTGATGTTTTGACATTGACCCAATATTGTAGTGATCTAGTGACAGGTTTTCAAGAGGGACCTGAGGTTAATGATATTGACAAGGGTTATTACGATACAAAAAAATGA
- a CDS encoding MgtC/SapB family protein — protein sequence MGELFYHFGVALAIGLLIGMEREFKKSDEAQQFLFGGIRTFPLLALTGCSAAMLGDLMNSPWGFVLPIVITGAFLVVAYLGTVNKRDFGMTTEVAALLTVIIGVFCYYGQIELAVALGIIVLVLLSFKVKLHEFSKMLTREEIVSLAKFGLMTAIVLPILPNEPTLPAPFDVLILRNIWLMVVLVTAIGMVGYFLKKLIANRKAIVLTGFIGGLVSSTAVTLSFSSLSKGHSTLSKAYAVAIIVSWITMFLRIVAEVAVVNTNLVKDMWIPMTSAAIAGGLYCWFLYNKDGKHEAIADNVEVEKPFSLKKSLIFGGLYAAVIVIANIAQINFGDKGIYLSAIAAGFTDVDAITLSMAEMSRVSGSVDPDVAIRAISLAAVSNTLVKASIVFTTAHKVLKKEILPGLLLIVLAALATVFFI from the coding sequence ATGGGTGAACTATTTTACCATTTTGGTGTGGCACTGGCTATTGGCTTGCTAATTGGGATGGAACGTGAATTTAAAAAGTCCGATGAGGCACAACAATTCCTTTTCGGCGGGATTAGAACCTTCCCTTTGCTTGCGCTTACAGGTTGTTCTGCAGCCATGTTGGGTGATTTAATGAATTCACCTTGGGGCTTTGTTCTTCCTATAGTTATTACAGGGGCTTTTTTAGTGGTCGCCTATTTAGGGACTGTTAATAAAAGAGACTTTGGAATGACCACCGAGGTAGCTGCATTATTGACGGTAATTATAGGAGTTTTTTGCTATTATGGTCAAATAGAACTTGCTGTAGCATTGGGAATAATTGTTCTGGTTTTACTGTCTTTTAAAGTGAAGCTGCATGAATTTAGTAAAATGCTTACTCGGGAAGAAATTGTCAGCTTGGCCAAATTTGGCTTAATGACAGCCATTGTACTGCCTATACTTCCAAATGAACCTACTTTACCTGCTCCCTTTGATGTTTTAATATTAAGGAATATCTGGTTAATGGTTGTTTTAGTGACAGCCATTGGAATGGTTGGGTATTTCCTAAAAAAGCTTATTGCTAACCGAAAAGCAATAGTTTTAACTGGTTTTATAGGTGGACTAGTTTCTAGTACAGCGGTAACTTTATCCTTTTCCTCGCTAAGCAAAGGACATTCCACACTTTCCAAAGCCTATGCCGTTGCTATAATCGTTTCATGGATTACTATGTTTCTCCGCATTGTAGCAGAAGTTGCTGTTGTCAATACAAATTTGGTAAAAGACATGTGGATACCTATGACTTCGGCAGCCATTGCAGGGGGATTGTATTGTTGGTTTTTGTACAATAAAGATGGCAAGCATGAAGCCATAGCGGATAATGTTGAAGTAGAAAAACCATTTTCCTTGAAAAAATCACTAATTTTTGGAGGTCTTTATGCGGCTGTTATTGTTATTGCGAATATTGCTCAGATTAACTTTGGTGACAAGGGTATTTATTTATCGGCTATAGCTGCCGGGTTTACTGATGTAGATGCCATAACCCTTTCGATGGCAGAAATGAGTCGCGTTTCTGGAAGTGTTGATCCAGATGTCGCCATACGAGCTATTTCATTGGCTGCCGTTTCCAATACCCTGGTGAAAGCATCAATAGTATTTACCACTGCTCATAAAGTTCTTAAGAAAGAGATTTTGCCTGGGCTGTTATTGATTGTCCTCGCAGCTTTGGCAACTGTCTTCTTTATCTAA
- a CDS encoding mannitol dehydrogenase family protein, which translates to MKNSIALNQNNLKTIANRIPSPNYARNELKAGMVHVGVGGFHRAHQAYYTHKLQEKAFSPEWGICGIGLRKGDQKIHDVLRKQDGLYTLIVKHPDGKIEPQVIGSIIDFNLGIESADPVVDKMAQHDNKIVSLTITEGGYNFNPSTGEFDFENPDIQHELKDPGRPKTIYGFLTAALKKRCDSGLPAFTVMSCDNIQHNGDVARDMLLSFAQKQDKDLAFWIEKEECFPNSMVDRITPVTNQSDIDYLEESVGIKDEWPVTCEPFIQWVVEDNFSNGRPEFEKGGVQFVPDVKPYEKMKLRLLNAGHSVLGILGAIHGHKTINGCMEDNTFVTYLRRFMDEKATPILDELEGIDLNSYKDSLQERFANPNIKDSVSRICSESSAKLPKFLIATLQENLDSGGSIQYATLVIAAWCYYSDKGTDKNGQPIEIIDAMAAELKQKAQQTKADTLAFIKQDSLFGDLSKNERFVKCYSDFVQQIYKDGNIKALMQTMI; encoded by the coding sequence ATGAAAAATTCTATAGCACTAAATCAAAATAACCTAAAAACTATAGCCAATCGTATTCCAAGCCCTAACTATGCCAGAAATGAACTGAAAGCAGGCATGGTGCATGTTGGTGTTGGCGGTTTTCATCGGGCCCATCAAGCTTACTATACCCATAAACTCCAGGAAAAAGCCTTTTCCCCTGAATGGGGGATTTGCGGTATTGGCCTACGAAAAGGTGATCAAAAAATTCATGATGTACTTAGAAAACAAGATGGGCTTTACACCCTAATCGTAAAACATCCTGATGGGAAAATTGAACCCCAAGTAATAGGTTCAATAATTGATTTTAACCTGGGAATCGAAAGTGCGGATCCTGTCGTAGATAAAATGGCTCAGCATGACAACAAAATTGTTTCACTTACGATTACCGAAGGTGGATATAATTTTAATCCATCCACTGGAGAATTTGACTTTGAGAATCCTGATATTCAACATGAATTAAAAGATCCTGGACGTCCTAAAACCATCTACGGTTTTTTGACTGCGGCGCTAAAAAAGCGTTGTGATTCTGGCCTGCCGGCATTCACCGTTATGTCCTGTGACAATATTCAGCACAATGGAGATGTTGCCAGGGATATGTTACTTTCCTTTGCCCAAAAGCAAGACAAAGACCTGGCGTTTTGGATTGAAAAAGAGGAGTGCTTTCCGAATAGCATGGTTGACCGAATTACCCCGGTTACCAACCAATCCGATATTGATTATTTAGAGGAATCCGTAGGTATAAAAGATGAGTGGCCGGTAACTTGCGAGCCATTTATTCAATGGGTGGTGGAAGACAATTTCTCAAATGGGCGTCCTGAATTTGAAAAAGGAGGCGTTCAATTTGTTCCTGATGTAAAACCCTATGAGAAAATGAAGCTTCGCCTTCTAAATGCAGGACATTCTGTTTTGGGTATCTTAGGTGCTATCCATGGACATAAGACCATCAATGGCTGTATGGAAGACAATACATTTGTTACCTATTTGAGGAGATTTATGGATGAGAAAGCCACACCAATACTTGATGAACTAGAAGGGATAGATTTAAATTCCTACAAAGACAGCTTGCAGGAGCGTTTTGCCAATCCCAATATAAAAGACAGTGTGAGCCGTATCTGTTCTGAAAGCTCGGCCAAATTGCCTAAATTTTTGATTGCTACACTTCAGGAAAACTTGGATTCAGGAGGAAGCATTCAATATGCCACTTTGGTGATTGCTGCTTGGTGTTATTACAGCGACAAAGGTACAGATAAAAATGGTCAGCCAATAGAAATTATTGATGCCATGGCTGCTGAACTAAAACAAAAAGCCCAACAGACCAAAGCTGATACTCTGGCTTTTATTAAACAAGATTCCCTTTTTGGTGATCTTAGTAAAAATGAGCGCTTTGTTAAATGTTATTCAGATTTTGTACAACAAATTTACAAGGATGGAAACATTAAAGCGCTAATGCAAACCATGATTTAA